In Actinomycetota bacterium, the following proteins share a genomic window:
- a CDS encoding polyprenyl synthetase family protein gives MRRYLYELVGEYTAGSGKRHRPLICLLACEAVGGDPAKAWASAAAIEHFHTAALIHDDIEDSSLTRRGEPCMHVSEGLGLAINAGDLALALVCGTVVDDPGLEDAVKLRVLAELVAMTTRTIEGQALDIGWARDDRFDLSVDDYLLMANHKTAFYSGAVPLAVGAIIGDASDEQVEVLRAFGMAAGLAFQIQDDVLNLVGGKEAKAKDFRSDVTEGKRTLVAIHALRNSARADRLLELLSMRTTDTALLAEAVDIMSGSGSIAFASDYAESLILGAKADLDAVLPPSKPKKLLLEMADFFIARKS, from the coding sequence CTCGTGGGCGAGTACACCGCCGGCTCCGGCAAGCGTCACCGCCCGCTTATCTGCCTGCTCGCCTGCGAGGCCGTCGGCGGCGACCCGGCCAAGGCGTGGGCGTCGGCCGCGGCCATCGAGCACTTCCACACCGCCGCGCTCATCCACGACGACATCGAGGACAGTTCGCTCACGCGTCGCGGCGAGCCGTGCATGCACGTGTCCGAGGGCCTCGGCCTGGCCATCAACGCCGGGGACCTCGCGCTCGCGCTCGTGTGCGGCACCGTCGTCGACGACCCCGGCCTCGAGGACGCGGTGAAGCTGCGCGTGCTCGCGGAGCTCGTCGCGATGACCACCCGCACCATCGAGGGTCAGGCGCTCGACATCGGCTGGGCGCGCGACGACCGCTTCGACCTGTCCGTGGACGACTACCTGCTCATGGCCAACCACAAGACGGCGTTCTACTCGGGCGCGGTCCCGCTCGCCGTCGGCGCGATCATCGGCGATGCGTCGGACGAGCAGGTCGAGGTGCTCCGCGCCTTCGGCATGGCGGCGGGACTCGCGTTCCAGATCCAAGACGACGTGCTGAACCTCGTCGGCGGCAAGGAAGCGAAGGCCAAGGACTTCCGCAGCGACGTGACCGAGGGCAAACGCACACTCGTGGCGATCCACGCGCTGCGGAACTCGGCACGCGCGGACCGGCTGCTCGAGCTGCTGTCCATGCGCACCACGGACACCGCGCTGCTGGCCGAGGCGGTGGACATCATGTCCGGGTCGGGCTCGATCGCGTTCGCCAGCGACTACGCCGAGTCGCTCATCCTCGGCGCGAAGGCCGACCTCGACGC